One window from the genome of Desulforamulus ruminis DSM 2154 encodes:
- a CDS encoding RNA-binding protein yields MKLNRDSYIGHIRDQEEKALLARVLDRVETLLKNHRCVLTNFHDPYHTGLIISMLERIPGLDFAAGGGYPTAERVRIALFPDYLDESQVNFELVLLAVEGNFKMVKTTHRDFLGSILSLGIKRELIGDILITPRGCQVIVAREVASYLRANLTKVHRVGVEVREIGFEVLSLPEVTIKEIRTTVASLRLDAVAAAGFGMSRSRMAREIQAEKLNLNWCGSEVSAMVQEGDMLSLRGRGRVEVAEVKGSTKSGRISIVLKRFL; encoded by the coding sequence ATGAAGCTCAATCGAGACTCCTATATCGGTCATATCCGGGATCAAGAGGAAAAAGCGCTGTTGGCCAGAGTGCTGGACAGGGTGGAAACCCTATTGAAAAATCACCGGTGTGTTTTAACGAATTTTCATGACCCGTATCATACGGGTCTCATCATTTCTATGCTGGAGAGAATTCCCGGCCTTGATTTTGCCGCTGGCGGCGGTTACCCTACGGCTGAACGGGTAAGGATCGCCCTCTTCCCGGATTATCTGGATGAAAGCCAGGTAAACTTTGAACTGGTTCTCCTGGCTGTGGAAGGGAATTTTAAAATGGTTAAGACCACCCACCGGGACTTTTTAGGGTCTATCCTGAGCTTGGGTATTAAGAGAGAACTGATTGGGGATATTCTGATCACTCCAAGGGGCTGCCAGGTGATCGTAGCCCGGGAAGTTGCTTCTTACCTCAGGGCTAATCTTACGAAAGTTCACCGGGTAGGGGTAGAGGTCAGGGAAATCGGCTTCGAGGTACTTTCTTTACCGGAGGTAACGATAAAGGAAATCCGCACCACCGTGGCTTCCCTGCGGCTGGACGCCGTCGCCGCCGCCGGTTTTGGCATGTCCAGGAGCCGTATGGCCAGAGAAATTCAGGCCGAGAAATTAAATCTTAACTGGTGCGGTTCTGAGGTATCTGCGATGGTGCAGGAGGGAGACATGCTCTCCCTGCGAGGGCGAGGACGGGTTGAAGTGGCGGAAGTTAAAGGCAGTACCAAAAGTGGTCGAATTAGTATTGTATTAAAGCGTTTCCTTTAG
- a CDS encoding class I SAM-dependent methyltransferase, with protein MSHHWDSHFYDHKHNFVSEYGSELIDLLRPQKNERILDLGCGTGDLANKITHSGAEVIGIDASENMIHKAKEKYPNIEFKVMDAVNLHLNGNFDGVFSNATLHWIKESQRLLAQVYSVLKPKGRFVAEFGGKDNVKTVTDAIITSIREAGYSFADQDFPWYFPTIGEYTSLMEQTGFTVTYATYFARPTKLVDDKDGIKDWIHMFGNNLLAVVPAEVRGDIIGKVEKKLYQRQFINGHWYADYKRIRVMGLKE; from the coding sequence ATGAGTCATCATTGGGATTCTCATTTTTATGATCATAAACATAATTTTGTATCGGAGTACGGTTCAGAGCTGATTGACTTGCTAAGACCACAAAAAAACGAACGTATATTGGATTTAGGCTGCGGCACCGGAGATTTAGCCAATAAAATAACCCATTCGGGAGCCGAGGTAATCGGCATTGATGCCTCTGAAAATATGATTCATAAAGCAAAAGAGAAATATCCTAACATTGAATTTAAAGTGATGGATGCTGTCAATCTTCATCTCAATGGGAATTTTGACGGTGTGTTCAGCAATGCCACCCTTCATTGGATAAAAGAATCTCAAAGATTATTGGCACAAGTCTATTCCGTTCTCAAGCCAAAAGGAAGATTTGTGGCTGAATTTGGCGGTAAGGACAATGTAAAAACCGTTACGGATGCAATCATTACGTCCATTCGGGAAGCCGGATATTCATTTGCTGATCAGGATTTCCCCTGGTACTTTCCCACCATAGGAGAGTATACAAGCCTTATGGAACAAACGGGATTTACCGTTACCTATGCCACCTACTTTGCCAGGCCAACCAAACTGGTGGATGACAAAGACGGCATAAAAGATTGGATTCATATGTTCGGCAACAATTTATTGGCAGTTGTTCCGGCGGAGGTCCGGGGAGATATCATTGGCAAAGTAGAAAAGAAGCTTTATCAAAGGCAGTTTATCAATGGACACTGGTATGCAGATTATAAAAGAATTAGAGTTATGGGATTAAAGGAATAA
- a CDS encoding DUF167 domain-containing protein, translating into MVEIKQDGNGVVFRVKVQPRASKNGLAGDLAGVLKIRLTAPPVDGAANEACCKFLAEIFATAKSNVEILSGHTGRNKLIRVADVTVQQARALLEK; encoded by the coding sequence TTGGTGGAGATCAAACAAGACGGAAACGGCGTGGTTTTCCGGGTAAAGGTCCAGCCCCGGGCGTCTAAAAACGGTCTGGCCGGAGATTTGGCAGGGGTTTTGAAAATCAGGCTTACGGCACCCCCGGTGGACGGAGCGGCCAACGAAGCCTGCTGCAAATTTTTAGCGGAGATTTTTGCTACGGCCAAGTCCAACGTTGAAATTCTCTCGGGACACACCGGACGCAACAAACTCATCCGGGTTGCGGATGTTACGGTCCAGCAGGCCCGGGCGTTACTGGAGAAATAA
- a CDS encoding HlyD family efflux transporter periplasmic adaptor subunit, translating into MRVVAEVSAYKRRLPENKKNRKFKKSRFFLGLIIIALCLYLLWGLVLGVRGLVLKAALRAENLYPQVVSQTISGEGLLIKQEYLVTAPLKGTLKFTIADGERVKSGSTLGVLTATSLESTSGVSEQAIKAPASGVFSRHIDGLETILLPSTLDVVELPSLDKIENEPQTMEAGPVDKGQALAKVVDNLAPIYVYAVLPESELKKMKEEEQTYLKLQWRSQALEAKVEKFIQGKQTEVLLSIKNYPDELVHQRRITFTTATGSLEGLLVDEESLVLKEGKTGLFQVWKGIVRWVPVTVEGRLKGKAAIQGPEIQPGIRYIVNPALAREGDRIK; encoded by the coding sequence ATGAGGGTGGTGGCGGAAGTTTCAGCTTATAAACGGAGGCTGCCTGAGAACAAAAAAAACCGCAAATTCAAAAAAAGCCGGTTCTTCCTTGGCTTAATTATAATCGCTCTTTGCCTTTACTTACTCTGGGGGTTGGTGCTTGGAGTCAGAGGGCTGGTTTTAAAGGCGGCCTTACGTGCAGAGAATTTATACCCGCAGGTTGTTTCCCAAACCATTTCCGGTGAGGGACTTTTGATAAAACAGGAATATTTAGTTACCGCTCCCTTAAAAGGGACGCTAAAATTCACCATTGCAGACGGGGAACGGGTTAAATCCGGCTCAACCCTGGGCGTTTTAACGGCTACCAGCCTGGAGTCAACCAGCGGGGTTAGCGAACAGGCTATAAAAGCTCCCGCCAGCGGGGTTTTCAGCCGGCATATTGACGGCTTGGAAACCATACTGCTTCCCAGCACGCTGGATGTTGTGGAACTGCCCAGTTTGGATAAAATAGAAAACGAACCCCAAACCATGGAAGCCGGACCGGTAGATAAGGGCCAAGCCTTGGCCAAAGTGGTGGATAATCTGGCACCCATTTATGTTTATGCGGTTTTGCCTGAATCTGAACTGAAAAAAATGAAAGAAGAGGAACAAACCTACCTGAAACTGCAGTGGCGGAGTCAAGCCCTGGAAGCAAAGGTAGAAAAGTTTATACAAGGAAAGCAGACAGAAGTTTTACTATCGATAAAAAATTACCCGGATGAACTGGTGCATCAACGGCGGATCACTTTTACCACGGCTACCGGCAGCCTGGAAGGCTTATTAGTGGATGAAGAATCCCTGGTGCTGAAAGAGGGTAAAACCGGGCTGTTCCAGGTATGGAAAGGAATCGTCCGCTGGGTTCCTGTGACGGTTGAAGGCCGGCTGAAAGGAAAAGCAGCGATCCAGGGCCCGGAGATTCAACCGGGTATACGTTATATTGTAAATCCTGCCTTGGCCAGAGAAGGGGACAGGATTAAGTAA
- a CDS encoding DivIVA domain-containing protein: MSVLTPMEIVKEFSRSIRGYDVKQTDAWLQKVKESYEILYVENHELKEKLAKNEGNLTQYRDLEDALQKTLVMAQKSAEDMRGNAEKESKMMLEQAEMTAQLVKQRAEEEAEKVLHEATQKAEEMVKVAEERVGNILEEYRRMEKQAHVFRIKFKAFLEAQLEMMEGNLTVDEDDEQTA, translated from the coding sequence ATGTCCGTATTAACGCCCATGGAAATTGTGAAAGAGTTCAGCCGCTCCATCCGGGGTTACGATGTCAAACAAACGGATGCATGGCTGCAAAAGGTAAAAGAGAGTTACGAAATACTTTATGTGGAAAACCACGAGCTAAAGGAGAAACTGGCTAAAAATGAGGGCAATTTAACCCAATACCGGGACCTGGAGGATGCCCTGCAAAAGACCCTGGTGATGGCTCAGAAGAGCGCCGAAGATATGCGCGGCAATGCGGAGAAGGAATCCAAGATGATGCTTGAACAAGCTGAAATGACGGCTCAGTTGGTAAAACAGCGGGCGGAGGAAGAGGCTGAAAAAGTGCTGCATGAGGCTACCCAAAAAGCCGAGGAAATGGTTAAAGTGGCTGAAGAGAGGGTGGGCAACATCCTGGAGGAATACCGGCGCATGGAAAAACAGGCCCATGTTTTCCGGATTAAATTTAAGGCCTTTCTGGAGGCCCAGTTGGAAATGATGGAAGGGAACCTGACTGTGGATGAGGACGACGAACAAACAGCCTAG
- a CDS encoding PEP/pyruvate-binding domain-containing protein, whose translation MEKSCGTLFLRWPAAFQAGSKVAGGKGWNLGRLDRYGFTVPAGGVLGAAAYQDFVEKNHLFESIETVKQTVTVDNIWQKGIDEGLFSLREKIKNGCISPYIREELILKLTNIGILEKPVAVRSSATVEDTDGASFAGIHQSFLNVRGIENILCAIKECYASLWTPQALAYRRKMKIREDEVIPAVVIMEMVEATAAGVGFTCDPWTGREDVLVIQANFGLGESVVSGTVEPDEYRLDSECEITEKRVGRKKGKSVAGEKGGTKFVEFTKASTSQVLRDEDIRQLGLLIQRVYEALGLDGQHQDIEWVFDGRNFSLVQARPVTALARYIYAEIKHQPDIWSNANFRDGIPMVQSTLNWSLMREDLNLMLNAPAKAMGYPGLPGLQHVRLYQGRAYFNLSLQQWLWHDTLGVAPRDVNENYGGHQPEIEIKDRKSHDKKHFIKGKYLLKLILTGQKSAKKAKKSFVKIDQFTKALLKEKLGNLTESQLSNKVAEIRNASMDFALVFIFCANASMKPLEKALDKSFPGKGKAMATALMAGKGDITSAQHGYRLLEMAEIARGDNAARRFFSGDPFDPLEWEKELPEKSPFKQSFRDFLIEFGHRGVYEMDIINPRWREDPSYLLEFIRRTLETADLHRIKAGQMEKTGRLWQEVKRKVPIHRRIFIHYMRQQVIKSSEIREMAKSVFIKLFESERLVFQEIGRRLAGRGILPEPDDIFHCTYREVVSILNGNWDGKGLNLLACDRKVWRKEMEKLPAPDVIINEAPEFAEAVIGSAGNALTGLGVAAGKASGTARFIHHPGEGDKLQNEEVLVAPSTDPGWTPLFLKASAIVMETGGFLSHGAIVAREYGIPAVVNIPGVRKMIKDSQLITVDGDEGKVYL comes from the coding sequence ATGGAAAAAAGTTGCGGCACATTATTTCTTCGTTGGCCCGCTGCCTTTCAAGCCGGGAGCAAAGTGGCCGGGGGAAAGGGGTGGAATCTAGGCAGGCTTGACCGGTATGGATTTACGGTTCCTGCCGGGGGAGTTCTTGGGGCTGCTGCCTATCAAGATTTTGTTGAAAAGAATCATCTATTTGAATCCATAGAAACCGTTAAACAAACTGTAACCGTGGATAATATCTGGCAAAAGGGGATAGATGAAGGACTTTTTTCGCTAAGGGAAAAAATCAAGAACGGCTGTATTTCCCCCTATATCCGGGAAGAACTAATTTTAAAATTAACCAATATCGGCATCCTGGAAAAACCGGTGGCCGTCCGGTCTTCGGCCACTGTCGAGGATACGGACGGAGCGTCCTTTGCCGGCATTCACCAATCGTTTTTAAATGTCCGGGGAATAGAAAACATCCTGTGCGCCATTAAGGAGTGTTATGCCTCGCTTTGGACACCCCAGGCCCTTGCCTACCGGCGGAAAATGAAAATTCGAGAGGATGAAGTGATTCCCGCGGTGGTGATTATGGAAATGGTGGAAGCGACGGCTGCCGGTGTCGGCTTCACCTGCGATCCCTGGACCGGACGGGAAGATGTTTTGGTTATCCAGGCCAATTTTGGTTTGGGTGAAAGTGTGGTAAGCGGCACGGTTGAGCCGGATGAATACCGTCTAGACTCTGAGTGTGAGATAACGGAGAAAAGAGTTGGCCGTAAAAAAGGGAAGAGTGTTGCCGGGGAAAAGGGAGGAACGAAATTTGTTGAGTTTACTAAGGCATCAACCAGTCAAGTTTTAAGGGATGAAGATATTCGTCAATTGGGTCTGCTGATACAACGGGTTTACGAGGCCCTTGGCCTGGATGGTCAGCACCAGGATATTGAGTGGGTATTTGACGGTCGAAATTTTAGTCTGGTCCAGGCTCGACCGGTGACGGCTCTGGCCAGATATATCTACGCCGAAATAAAACATCAGCCGGATATATGGTCCAATGCCAACTTCAGGGATGGAATACCCATGGTTCAGTCCACCCTCAACTGGAGCCTAATGAGAGAGGACCTTAACTTAATGCTCAATGCCCCTGCTAAAGCGATGGGTTATCCGGGGCTCCCAGGTTTACAACATGTCCGGTTATACCAGGGCCGGGCCTATTTCAACCTTTCTCTTCAACAATGGCTTTGGCATGATACACTGGGTGTGGCGCCACGGGATGTTAACGAGAATTACGGAGGGCATCAGCCGGAAATAGAAATTAAAGACAGGAAATCTCATGATAAAAAGCATTTTATAAAAGGCAAATATCTGCTGAAATTAATTCTTACAGGGCAAAAAAGTGCAAAAAAAGCAAAAAAATCTTTTGTTAAAATAGATCAGTTCACCAAGGCGTTATTAAAAGAAAAGCTTGGCAATCTAACAGAAAGCCAATTAAGCAATAAAGTTGCGGAGATTAGAAATGCGTCTATGGATTTTGCTCTGGTATTTATTTTTTGCGCCAATGCTTCCATGAAACCCCTTGAAAAAGCCCTGGATAAGTCTTTCCCCGGAAAAGGGAAAGCCATGGCCACCGCTCTGATGGCCGGGAAGGGGGACATAACCAGCGCGCAGCATGGCTACCGCCTGCTGGAAATGGCCGAAATTGCCCGCGGGGATAACGCTGCCCGGAGGTTTTTTTCCGGTGATCCCTTTGATCCTCTGGAGTGGGAAAAAGAATTGCCCGAGAAATCACCATTTAAACAATCCTTTCGGGACTTCCTGATTGAATTCGGGCACCGGGGAGTTTACGAAATGGATATTATCAATCCCCGCTGGCGGGAAGATCCTTCTTATCTTCTGGAGTTCATCAGGAGAACCCTGGAAACCGCCGATCTCCACAGGATAAAGGCCGGTCAAATGGAAAAAACGGGCCGGCTATGGCAGGAAGTTAAGCGGAAAGTACCGATCCACAGGCGAATATTCATCCATTACATGCGGCAACAAGTTATAAAGAGCTCCGAGATCAGAGAAATGGCCAAGTCTGTGTTTATCAAGCTCTTTGAGTCTGAGCGATTAGTCTTTCAGGAGATCGGCCGACGACTGGCAGGGAGAGGGATTCTCCCGGAACCTGATGATATCTTTCATTGCACTTACAGAGAAGTGGTTTCCATTCTGAACGGGAACTGGGATGGAAAAGGATTAAATCTACTGGCGTGCGATCGTAAAGTGTGGAGAAAAGAGATGGAGAAACTTCCAGCCCCCGATGTGATTATTAATGAGGCGCCTGAGTTTGCGGAAGCTGTCATCGGCAGTGCCGGCAACGCTTTAACCGGCCTGGGAGTGGCTGCGGGGAAGGCTTCCGGTACCGCAAGATTCATTCATCATCCCGGGGAAGGAGATAAACTGCAAAACGAGGAGGTGCTGGTGGCGCCGTCTACGGACCCCGGCTGGACTCCGCTGTTCTTGAAAGCGTCCGCGATTGTAATGGAAACCGGGGGATTTTTATCTCACGGGGCCATTGTTGCCCGGGAGTACGGGATCCCGGCGGTGGTTAACATTCCGGGCGTGAGGAAAATGATCAAGGACAGTCAGCTTATTACGGTGGACGGTGATGAGGGAAAGGTCTACTTGTAA
- a CDS encoding TetR/AcrR family transcriptional regulator gives MSKRRLEGEQTKKHIINKAKILFAQKGYAGTSIEDICAAAECSKGSIYYHFKNKEELFLYLAEQTFKESWEQWEKISSQCESVTEKLYGFGDYFVSTLQRPLNKAGEEFISRVGADSEIGQKFFAIMNNFMKDFEKLVSKGISKGEFKKEDPKELAFIILSFYSGLSDSYLFMDKEAMKRLFQKGTTLLLQGISNSKET, from the coding sequence ATGAGTAAACGCAGACTTGAAGGAGAGCAAACAAAAAAACATATCATAAACAAAGCTAAAATCTTATTCGCCCAGAAGGGCTACGCCGGCACCTCGATTGAAGACATCTGTGCCGCTGCCGAGTGCAGTAAGGGCAGTATCTATTACCATTTCAAGAACAAAGAGGAATTATTTCTTTACCTGGCAGAACAAACTTTTAAGGAATCTTGGGAGCAATGGGAAAAAATATCCTCTCAATGTGAATCCGTTACTGAGAAGCTTTATGGTTTCGGTGATTATTTTGTTAGTACGCTTCAACGTCCACTAAATAAAGCGGGAGAAGAGTTTATAAGCAGAGTGGGAGCGGACTCGGAAATAGGTCAAAAATTTTTCGCTATTATGAACAACTTCATGAAAGATTTTGAGAAATTAGTGTCAAAAGGGATCAGTAAAGGAGAATTCAAAAAAGAAGATCCAAAGGAACTGGCTTTTATTATCCTTAGTTTCTACTCAGGACTAAGTGATAGCTATCTCTTTATGGATAAGGAAGCCATGAAAAGGTTATTTCAAAAAGGGACTACCCTGTTGTTACAAGGTATCAGTAATTCTAAAGAAACATAA
- a CDS encoding alpha/beta fold hydrolase — MVKRFKSLEGRQLIYESYNRLLNLWEVSIDEIDLDTMYGKTHIILSGNKEKPPLLLFHGSGDNSAIMWFLNAKELAKHFYIVAVDSFGGAGKSEPNESYLKTFDPTLWLDNLLDSMNIHVTNIAGISYGGYMTLAYTAKRPDRVNKAVCMAGYPPVKGIKSFLIMIRSLKVFFPEILNPTDENAMKLLKKLCSPNFNESLLDNEMLKHWSYILKYSRVEKNKTSAAFDEQDMSLFRDKALFLIGEFDRAVYQPAVIKILKDYNLNYKIVKDTGHTINHERPELINREIIDFLAT; from the coding sequence ATGGTTAAAAGGTTTAAAAGTCTGGAAGGCAGGCAATTAATTTATGAGTCTTATAATAGATTGTTAAATTTATGGGAAGTTTCTATCGATGAAATAGATCTTGATACGATGTATGGTAAAACCCATATCATTCTGTCAGGAAACAAGGAAAAACCTCCTTTATTGCTTTTCCACGGTTCCGGTGATAATTCGGCAATCATGTGGTTTCTAAACGCAAAAGAATTAGCAAAGCATTTTTATATCGTGGCTGTGGATTCTTTTGGGGGAGCAGGAAAGAGTGAGCCTAACGAGAGTTATCTTAAAACATTTGACCCGACTTTATGGCTGGATAACCTATTAGACTCCATGAATATTCATGTTACAAATATTGCTGGAATATCATACGGTGGTTACATGACACTAGCGTATACAGCTAAAAGACCTGATCGGGTAAATAAGGCTGTTTGTATGGCCGGCTATCCGCCTGTAAAAGGTATAAAATCTTTTCTTATAATGATAAGAAGTTTAAAGGTTTTCTTTCCTGAAATTTTAAATCCCACGGATGAAAATGCAATGAAACTACTAAAAAAACTATGTAGTCCTAATTTTAATGAATCTTTACTAGATAACGAGATGTTGAAGCATTGGAGTTATATATTGAAATATAGCAGAGTAGAAAAAAATAAGACATCGGCAGCTTTTGATGAACAGGACATGTCCCTATTTCGGGATAAAGCATTATTCCTCATTGGGGAGTTCGATAGGGCGGTATATCAACCGGCAGTTATAAAAATACTTAAGGATTATAATTTAAATTATAAAATTGTAAAAGATACCGGGCATACCATTAATCACGAAAGGCCGGAGCTGATTAACAGAGAAATTATTGATTTTCTTGCAACATAA
- a CDS encoding TetR/AcrR family transcriptional regulator: MKPIIGNRTERKKEETRKRIIAVAMELFIKQGFEQTTVEQIAEEADLAKGTIYNHFPVKEAILCEYVQRRIKEQGPLALNELKQLPDTRSRLIAALHKTLEWMQVQLNNDIYEKYFIYRMQTIVQSIEDKRRRSGVSHILEQIVELGKETGEIRQDVPTKVLAGYLETISSFTAIGWVTRPECFSIYEAIDMNVDIFLSGARKEDNQK; this comes from the coding sequence ATGAAACCAATCATAGGAAACAGAACAGAACGGAAGAAGGAGGAAACCCGGAAAAGAATTATTGCTGTTGCCATGGAGCTATTTATTAAGCAGGGGTTTGAACAAACAACGGTGGAGCAAATAGCGGAAGAAGCCGACTTGGCCAAAGGAACCATCTACAACCACTTTCCGGTCAAAGAAGCCATTCTTTGCGAATATGTACAAAGAAGGATCAAGGAACAGGGACCATTGGCACTCAACGAATTAAAACAACTGCCGGATACCCGGTCACGGCTGATTGCCGCACTCCATAAAACCCTGGAGTGGATGCAGGTTCAGTTGAACAACGACATTTATGAAAAATATTTTATTTACCGCATGCAGACAATCGTTCAGTCCATAGAGGATAAGCGCCGGAGAAGCGGTGTCAGTCATATCCTGGAACAGATTGTGGAGTTGGGTAAGGAGACCGGGGAAATCAGGCAGGATGTACCTACCAAGGTTCTTGCCGGCTACCTGGAAACCATTAGCAGTTTTACGGCCATTGGCTGGGTAACGAGGCCGGAGTGCTTTTCCATCTATGAAGCCATTGACATGAATGTAGATATTTTTCTGAGTGGGGCAAGAAAAGAAGATAACCAGAAATAA
- a CDS encoding cell division protein SepF — MMDKFLHFIGFEEEEPSEKRSVREPEEQEEFNPQLKKKNAQVVSLHSGRQLKVVVCEPLSFDDAQNIADNLKNRRAVIVNLEKAGADQARRLIDFISGTTFALGGNSQKVGQGIFLFVPNHIDIANDLTRENRDKSIFSWAK, encoded by the coding sequence ATGATGGACAAGTTTTTACACTTTATCGGCTTTGAAGAAGAAGAACCTTCTGAAAAAAGATCTGTCCGGGAACCTGAAGAACAGGAAGAATTTAACCCGCAACTGAAAAAGAAAAACGCTCAGGTTGTAAGCCTGCACTCCGGCCGGCAGTTGAAGGTTGTGGTCTGTGAGCCGCTATCCTTTGATGATGCCCAAAATATTGCCGATAATCTTAAAAACCGCAGGGCTGTGATTGTGAATCTGGAAAAAGCCGGGGCGGATCAGGCCCGCCGTCTTATTGACTTTATCAGCGGAACCACCTTTGCCTTGGGAGGAAATTCGCAAAAGGTCGGCCAGGGAATCTTCTTGTTTGTACCCAATCATATTGACATAGCCAATGACCTGACGAGGGAAAATAGAGACAAAAGCATTTTTTCCTGGGCTAAATAA
- a CDS encoding YggT family protein, translating into MNTIRAFIDVAFWVYETMLIVRIILSWFRLNPYNPVIRFLYETTDPYLNIFRRVIPPIGMVDISPLLAFWVLHLIRGFVVGLMR; encoded by the coding sequence ATGAATACTATCAGAGCTTTTATTGACGTTGCCTTTTGGGTCTACGAGACCATGTTAATTGTTCGCATTATTCTTTCCTGGTTCCGTCTTAATCCTTATAACCCGGTGATTCGCTTTCTCTACGAAACCACCGATCCTTATTTAAATATTTTCCGCAGAGTAATCCCTCCCATCGGCATGGTGGATATATCCCCGCTGCTGGCCTTTTGGGTGCTGCATCTAATCCGGGGATTTGTTGTGGGGCTGATGCGTTAA
- a CDS encoding glycosyltransferase produces MKAWEDEKLKILALVDYYWRGRRDGFMHVNNPYLGFDAQKKIKFSVVIPAHNEEKYLGRCLDSIMAASASYKDQVEVIVVLNRCTDRTEEIAALYNCITVKEDSRNLSKIRNAGAKAARGEIIVTIDADSWMSDNMLTEIERLLMMEIYIGGGVAGRFERVSLGIIVSALVLIIPLVIKYGWGISVGIFWCYKKDFQEINGFNENLLMAEDADFAMRLKKWGKECVGKSMGLLPKQR; encoded by the coding sequence ATGAAAGCGTGGGAAGACGAGAAATTAAAGATTTTGGCCTTAGTTGATTATTATTGGAGGGGGAGGAGGGATGGTTTTATGCATGTAAACAACCCGTATCTTGGCTTTGATGCTCAAAAGAAAATTAAATTTTCAGTGGTAATACCAGCTCATAATGAAGAAAAGTATTTGGGAAGATGCTTGGATTCCATTATGGCGGCATCGGCGTCTTATAAAGACCAAGTGGAAGTAATCGTGGTATTAAATCGTTGTACTGATCGGACCGAAGAAATTGCGGCGTTATACAATTGCATTACAGTAAAGGAGGATAGCAGGAACCTTTCCAAAATCAGGAATGCCGGGGCTAAAGCTGCCAGAGGGGAAATTATAGTTACTATCGATGCCGATAGCTGGATGTCGGATAATATGCTAACGGAGATTGAAAGACTGTTAATGATGGAAATTTATATTGGCGGTGGTGTTGCGGGGAGGTTTGAAAGAGTATCATTGGGAATAATCGTATCCGCTTTAGTACTAATAATCCCGTTAGTTATAAAATATGGGTGGGGTATATCCGTAGGAATTTTTTGGTGTTATAAAAAGGACTTTCAGGAAATAAATGGATTTAATGAGAATCTTCTAATGGCCGAGGATGCTGATTTTGCAATGCGGTTAAAAAAATGGGGTAAAGAGTGTGTGGGAAAAAGTATGGGACTATTACCAAAGCAAAGATGA
- a CDS encoding YggS family pyridoxal phosphate-dependent enzyme produces the protein MSIADNLMAVQREVTGAALKAGRNPDSVQIIAVTKNVAVERAKEAAAAGFLHLGENRVQELQHKAPLIPGVRWHLIGHLQSNKVKYMIDKVHLVHSLDRWSLAVELDRRAREQDRVMPVLVQVNVAGEETKFGLQVSEVRDFVMDAADLKGIQIQGLMTIAPLVENPEEVRPVFRETKRIFDRLREIPRVQMEQLSMGMTNDYPVAIEEGATMVRIGTAIFGRREY, from the coding sequence GTGAGTATTGCCGACAATCTGATGGCCGTTCAAAGGGAGGTCACCGGCGCGGCCCTAAAGGCTGGCAGAAATCCGGACAGCGTTCAAATCATTGCTGTTACCAAAAATGTTGCAGTTGAGAGAGCCAAAGAAGCGGCTGCGGCAGGATTTTTGCATTTAGGGGAGAACAGGGTACAAGAACTTCAACATAAAGCCCCCCTGATTCCGGGGGTGCGGTGGCATTTGATCGGTCATCTGCAATCCAACAAGGTGAAATATATGATTGATAAGGTTCATCTGGTGCACTCCCTGGACCGCTGGTCACTGGCTGTGGAATTGGACCGCAGGGCCAGGGAGCAGGACCGGGTGATGCCGGTTCTGGTACAGGTGAATGTGGCCGGGGAAGAGACCAAGTTTGGCCTACAGGTCAGTGAGGTTCGGGATTTTGTTATGGACGCGGCCGACTTAAAAGGGATTCAAATTCAGGGGCTCATGACCATTGCTCCGCTGGTTGAAAATCCGGAGGAAGTCCGACCGGTTTTTAGGGAGACGAAAAGGATTTTTGACCGTTTGCGAGAGATTCCCAGGGTTCAGATGGAGCAGCTTTCCATGGGTATGACCAACGATTATCCGGTGGCCATTGAAGAAGGGGCTACCATGGTAAGAATTGGCACGGCAATTTTTGGGAGACGTGAGTATTAA